One genomic window of Monodelphis domestica isolate mMonDom1 chromosome 1, mMonDom1.pri, whole genome shotgun sequence includes the following:
- the NANP gene encoding N-acylneuraminate-9-phosphatase isoform X1 has translation MVLGRVRAVFLDLDNTLIDTAEASRRAMLEVSKLLMSKYQYEESEACIISEKVQVRFSQECYRKSKLSITDLRISHWEKAIQETRGNEPIRELAKECYLLWKSTRLQHMTLSEDIKSMLTELRKEVRLLLLTNGDTQTQREKIEACGCEPYFDAIVVGGEQEEEKPAPSIFYHCCDLLEVQPGDCVMVGDTLETDIQGGLNAGLKATVWINKNGIVPPKQSPVPHYVISSVLELHGILKKIDYLPTMSA, from the exons ATGGTTCTGGGCCGGGTGAGGGCGGTGTTCCTGGACCTGGACAACACGCTGATCGACACGGCAGAGGCGAGTAGGAGAGCCATGCTGGAG GTGTCCAAACTATTAATGTCAAAATACCAGTATGAAGAATCAGAAGCCTGTATCATCAGTGAAAAAGTCCAAGTTAGGTTCAGCCAGGAGTGCTACAGAAAGTCGAAATTGTCCATTACTGATCTAAGGATTTCACATTGGGAAAAGGCTATTCAAGAAACAAGAGGGAATGAGCCCATCCGGGAACTAGCTAAAGAATGTTATCTCCTATGGAAATCTACACGTCTTCAACATATGACTTTATCAGAAGACATAAAAAGCATGCTGACTGAACTTCGAAAGGAGGTCCGCCTCCTTCTGTTGACTAATGGTGATACACAGACACAAAGGGAGAAGATTGAAGCTTGTGGCTGTGAGCCATATTTTGATGCTATTGTTGTAGGTGGAGAGCAAGAGGAAGAGAAACCAGCACCATCTATATTTTATCACTGCTGTGATCTCCTTGAGGTACAGCCAGGAGACTGTGTGATGGTTGGGGATACTCTAGAAACAGATATCCAAGGAGGCCTTAATGCTGGCTTGAAAGCAACAGTTTGGATAAATAAAAATGGGATTGTGCCCCCAAAGCAATCCCCAGTACCTCACTATGTTATTTCTTCTGTGCTAGAGTTACATGGAATCTTAAAGAAAATAGATTACCTTCCCACTATGTCAGCTTAA
- the NANP gene encoding N-acylneuraminate-9-phosphatase isoform X2, with protein MVLGRVRAVFLDLDNTLIDTAEVSKLLMSKYQYEESEACIISEKVQVRFSQECYRKSKLSITDLRISHWEKAIQETRGNEPIRELAKECYLLWKSTRLQHMTLSEDIKSMLTELRKEVRLLLLTNGDTQTQREKIEACGCEPYFDAIVVGGEQEEEKPAPSIFYHCCDLLEVQPGDCVMVGDTLETDIQGGLNAGLKATVWINKNGIVPPKQSPVPHYVISSVLELHGILKKIDYLPTMSA; from the exons ATGGTTCTGGGCCGGGTGAGGGCGGTGTTCCTGGACCTGGACAACACGCTGATCGACACGGCAGAG GTGTCCAAACTATTAATGTCAAAATACCAGTATGAAGAATCAGAAGCCTGTATCATCAGTGAAAAAGTCCAAGTTAGGTTCAGCCAGGAGTGCTACAGAAAGTCGAAATTGTCCATTACTGATCTAAGGATTTCACATTGGGAAAAGGCTATTCAAGAAACAAGAGGGAATGAGCCCATCCGGGAACTAGCTAAAGAATGTTATCTCCTATGGAAATCTACACGTCTTCAACATATGACTTTATCAGAAGACATAAAAAGCATGCTGACTGAACTTCGAAAGGAGGTCCGCCTCCTTCTGTTGACTAATGGTGATACACAGACACAAAGGGAGAAGATTGAAGCTTGTGGCTGTGAGCCATATTTTGATGCTATTGTTGTAGGTGGAGAGCAAGAGGAAGAGAAACCAGCACCATCTATATTTTATCACTGCTGTGATCTCCTTGAGGTACAGCCAGGAGACTGTGTGATGGTTGGGGATACTCTAGAAACAGATATCCAAGGAGGCCTTAATGCTGGCTTGAAAGCAACAGTTTGGATAAATAAAAATGGGATTGTGCCCCCAAAGCAATCCCCAGTACCTCACTATGTTATTTCTTCTGTGCTAGAGTTACATGGAATCTTAAAGAAAATAGATTACCTTCCCACTATGTCAGCTTAA
- the NANP gene encoding N-acylneuraminate-9-phosphatase isoform X3 encodes MSKYQYEESEACIISEKVQVRFSQECYRKSKLSITDLRISHWEKAIQETRGNEPIRELAKECYLLWKSTRLQHMTLSEDIKSMLTELRKEVRLLLLTNGDTQTQREKIEACGCEPYFDAIVVGGEQEEEKPAPSIFYHCCDLLEVQPGDCVMVGDTLETDIQGGLNAGLKATVWINKNGIVPPKQSPVPHYVISSVLELHGILKKIDYLPTMSA; translated from the coding sequence ATGTCAAAATACCAGTATGAAGAATCAGAAGCCTGTATCATCAGTGAAAAAGTCCAAGTTAGGTTCAGCCAGGAGTGCTACAGAAAGTCGAAATTGTCCATTACTGATCTAAGGATTTCACATTGGGAAAAGGCTATTCAAGAAACAAGAGGGAATGAGCCCATCCGGGAACTAGCTAAAGAATGTTATCTCCTATGGAAATCTACACGTCTTCAACATATGACTTTATCAGAAGACATAAAAAGCATGCTGACTGAACTTCGAAAGGAGGTCCGCCTCCTTCTGTTGACTAATGGTGATACACAGACACAAAGGGAGAAGATTGAAGCTTGTGGCTGTGAGCCATATTTTGATGCTATTGTTGTAGGTGGAGAGCAAGAGGAAGAGAAACCAGCACCATCTATATTTTATCACTGCTGTGATCTCCTTGAGGTACAGCCAGGAGACTGTGTGATGGTTGGGGATACTCTAGAAACAGATATCCAAGGAGGCCTTAATGCTGGCTTGAAAGCAACAGTTTGGATAAATAAAAATGGGATTGTGCCCCCAAAGCAATCCCCAGTACCTCACTATGTTATTTCTTCTGTGCTAGAGTTACATGGAATCTTAAAGAAAATAGATTACCTTCCCACTATGTCAGCTTAA